In one window of Frigoriglobus tundricola DNA:
- a CDS encoding flavodoxin family protein, which translates to MGKVLVLYHSASGNTATMARLVAEGAGLIPNTEVRFREVDAATPDDVHWCDGLAVGSPTNMGVLSWKMKRFWDEAMFTHWGKVDGKVACAFSSSGGWGGGAEIACQSLLMVLMNFGFLVFGVTDYAGTMTTCHYGAIAAREPRDGEVRNACRLLGRRLAEWVAVVADGRKDQHPLNKPESRTLPG; encoded by the coding sequence ATGGGGAAGGTACTGGTACTCTACCATTCCGCAAGCGGAAACACCGCGACGATGGCCCGTCTGGTCGCCGAGGGGGCGGGGCTCATTCCGAATACGGAGGTTCGGTTCCGGGAGGTGGACGCCGCCACGCCCGACGACGTCCACTGGTGCGACGGGCTGGCCGTCGGCAGCCCGACCAACATGGGTGTGCTGTCCTGGAAGATGAAGCGGTTCTGGGACGAGGCCATGTTCACCCACTGGGGGAAGGTGGACGGCAAGGTGGCGTGCGCGTTCTCGTCCAGCGGCGGGTGGGGGGGCGGGGCGGAGATCGCCTGCCAGTCGCTCCTGATGGTGCTCATGAACTTCGGGTTCCTGGTGTTCGGCGTCACGGACTACGCCGGCACGATGACCACCTGTCATTACGGCGCGATCGCCGCACGGGAGCCACGAGACGGAGAAGTGCGGAACGCCTGCCGGCTGCTCGGCCGGCGCCTGGCCGAGTGGGTGGCGGTAGTGGCCGACGGCCGCAAGGACCAGCACCCGCTGAACAAGCCCGAATCGCGCACGCTCCCGGGGTGA